The following are encoded in a window of Deltaproteobacteria bacterium genomic DNA:
- a CDS encoding metallophosphoesterase: protein MRIGIFSDTHANIEALTAVVRAYESERIDQYVCLGDTVGYGASPNECCDIIRELAAFTILGNHDAAVAGRMDYSYYYDAARNALDLHAKQLSPENMAWLKSLPYSRKQDDLLFCHGSPVNLEEFEYIFSQEQAAQCHDIWDELGTVTFIGHSHLCKAFALTPTEVFEVVAPTFEIRPGHKYIISVGSVGQPRDYDNRASYTIYDTDAKTFEFRRVEYDIDAAAQKIFDSELEPNFGNRLFLGV, encoded by the coding sequence ATGCGCATCGGCATCTTTTCTGACACGCACGCGAACATCGAGGCGCTCACCGCCGTCGTTCGCGCCTATGAATCCGAGCGCATCGACCAGTACGTGTGCCTGGGCGACACGGTGGGATACGGCGCGTCCCCCAACGAGTGCTGCGACATCATCCGCGAGCTCGCCGCGTTCACGATCCTCGGCAACCACGACGCCGCGGTCGCCGGCCGCATGGACTACTCGTACTATTACGACGCGGCGCGCAATGCGTTGGATCTGCACGCCAAGCAGCTGTCCCCCGAGAACATGGCGTGGCTCAAGTCGCTGCCGTACTCGCGCAAGCAGGACGATTTGCTGTTTTGCCACGGCTCGCCGGTCAACCTCGAGGAGTTCGAGTACATCTTCTCGCAGGAGCAGGCGGCGCAGTGCCACGACATCTGGGACGAGTTGGGCACGGTCACGTTCATCGGGCACTCCCACCTGTGCAAGGCGTTCGCGCTCACCCCGACCGAGGTGTTCGAGGTGGTCGCGCCGACCTTCGAGATCCGGCCCGGCCACAAGTACATCATCAGCGTCGGCTCCGTCGGCCAGCCGCGCGACTACGACAACCGCGCCAGCTACACGATCTACGACACGGACGCCAAGACGTTCGAGTTTCGCCGCGTCGAGTACGACATCGACGCCGCCGCGCAAAAGATTTTCGACTCCGAACTCGAGCCGAACTTCGGCAATCGGCTGTTTCTCGGCGTGTGA
- a CDS encoding DGQHR domain-containing protein: protein MSNAVYSATRSQRNTCASNTCASRRADAMPASANRRVVQSSTASGVHVRSGMRRRGCTTGGRGPPRRGGRPLAVPAAARAAAGIVAAAEPASNPGVDMLALRMRQKESEFYFVSYPAADLLPKVRFVTRFYGDRGQQVGGQRRKEPDDVERFVQAIEGNAKAFQRELNRRKVRQIRDFYRNETRQPLVPGAVLLYTSETLRFDPLGQYQRVGDLAEPSEPFLIIDGQHRLAGLHFYLQDPDADRQIEVPCVVFDGKTADFATEMFVIINSTHTRINKSHLVDLYEKIEWGTDPEKKYAASLVRALYEESDSPVRYHISMLGGRAQGEMWINQAQLFGEVHRLVRRDEVAPFIRDGRGYNRRRGYAFVRDVLRAARAAFGDAWGDNKRYMVTRDVTLKALVRIAGDVASAADALGIEPGDAIEGVLRDRFAPWSDHVREFQRDGFYERFPARGQAERVDRIRRHLRKLARLGG, encoded by the coding sequence TTGTCGAACGCCGTGTACAGCGCGACGCGGTCGCAGCGCAACACGTGCGCGAGCAACACCTGCGCGTCGAGGCGCGCCGACGCGATGCCGGCCTCGGCGAACCGGCGGGTGGTCCAGTCGAGCACGGCCAGCGGGGTCCACGTCCGTTCGGGCATGCGGCGCCGGGGGTGTACCACAGGCGGGCGCGGGCCGCCGCGCCGGGGCGGCCGGCCGCTGGCCGTGCCCGCCGCCGCGCGCGCCGCGGCTGGTATAGTCGCGGCCGCCGAACCAGCTTCCAACCCGGGAGTCGACATGCTCGCACTGCGCATGCGCCAGAAGGAGTCGGAGTTTTACTTCGTGAGCTACCCGGCGGCCGACCTGCTGCCGAAGGTCCGCTTCGTCACTCGGTTCTACGGCGACCGCGGCCAACAGGTCGGCGGCCAGCGCCGCAAGGAGCCGGACGACGTCGAGCGGTTCGTCCAGGCGATCGAGGGCAACGCGAAGGCGTTTCAGCGCGAACTCAACCGGCGCAAGGTGCGCCAGATCCGCGACTTCTACCGCAACGAGACGCGCCAGCCGCTGGTGCCCGGCGCGGTGCTGTTGTACACGTCCGAGACGCTCCGATTCGACCCGCTCGGCCAGTATCAGCGCGTCGGCGACCTGGCCGAGCCGTCTGAGCCGTTTTTGATCATCGACGGCCAGCACCGCCTCGCCGGCCTGCACTTCTACCTGCAGGACCCGGACGCGGACCGGCAGATCGAGGTTCCGTGCGTCGTGTTCGACGGCAAGACGGCGGACTTCGCCACCGAGATGTTCGTCATCATCAACTCGACCCACACCCGGATCAACAAGTCGCACCTGGTCGACCTGTACGAAAAGATCGAGTGGGGGACCGACCCGGAAAAGAAGTACGCGGCGAGCCTCGTGCGCGCGCTGTACGAGGAGTCCGACTCGCCGGTTCGCTACCACATCAGCATGCTCGGCGGACGCGCCCAGGGCGAGATGTGGATCAACCAGGCGCAGCTTTTCGGCGAGGTCCATCGCCTCGTGCGCCGCGACGAGGTCGCGCCGTTCATCCGCGACGGTCGCGGCTACAATCGCCGGCGCGGGTATGCGTTCGTGCGCGACGTGCTGCGCGCCGCCCGCGCCGCGTTCGGCGACGCGTGGGGCGACAACAAGCGCTACATGGTCACACGCGACGTGACGCTCAAGGCGCTCGTCCGCATCGCCGGCGACGTCGCGAGCGCCGCCGATGCGCTCGGCATCGAGCCGGGCGACGCCATCGAAGGCGTGCTCCGCGATCGCTTCGCGCCGTGGTCCGACCACGTCCGCGAGTTCCAGCGCGATGGCTTCTACGAGCGGTTCCCCGCCCGCGGCCAGGCCGAGCGGGTCGACCGCATCCGCCGCCACCTGCGCAAGCTCGCTCGCCTCGGCGGCTGA
- the prmC gene encoding peptide chain release factor N(5)-glutamine methyltransferase: MRSASMSTPGLEAGSAAATIPAAARAAAGTASGRPPRRGGPRPPVVHPRRRMPERTWTPLAVLDWTTRRFAEAGIASARLDAQVLLAHVLRCDRVALYTAFDKPLAAGELAAYRGLIRRRLAGEPVAYLVGEREFWSVPLAVTPDVLVPRPDTETLVQVALDLVDARVGGRGARADAEVRIADIGTGSGAVAIALARELPRASVVATDVSDAALAVAARNVDRHGVGGRVSLARGDLTAALPAGDAFDLIVANLPYIPTAELAQLPADVRREPRLALDGGADGLAVIARLVAAAPAHLAAGGAIALEHAADQAGAVAAHLAGAGFRDVATHRDLARHPRVTSGARG; this comes from the coding sequence ATGCGCAGTGCGAGCATGTCGACTCCCGGGTTGGAAGCTGGTTCGGCGGCCGCGACTATACCAGCCGCGGCGCGCGCGGCGGCGGGCACGGCCAGCGGCCGGCCGCCCCGGCGCGGCGGCCCGCGCCCGCCTGTGGTACACCCCCGGCGCCGCATGCCCGAACGGACGTGGACCCCGCTGGCCGTGCTCGACTGGACCACCCGCCGGTTCGCCGAGGCCGGCATCGCGTCGGCGCGCCTCGACGCGCAGGTGTTGCTCGCGCACGTGTTGCGCTGCGACCGCGTCGCGCTGTACACGGCGTTCGACAAGCCGCTGGCGGCCGGCGAACTGGCCGCCTACCGCGGGCTGATCCGACGGCGCCTCGCCGGCGAGCCGGTCGCGTACCTGGTCGGCGAGCGCGAGTTCTGGTCGGTGCCGCTGGCGGTCACGCCGGACGTCCTCGTACCGCGGCCGGACACCGAGACCCTCGTACAGGTGGCGCTCGACCTCGTCGACGCGCGCGTCGGCGGGCGAGGGGCGCGGGCCGACGCCGAGGTGCGCATCGCGGACATCGGCACCGGCTCCGGGGCGGTCGCCATCGCGCTCGCCCGCGAGCTGCCGCGCGCGTCGGTCGTCGCCACCGACGTGTCCGACGCCGCGCTGGCCGTCGCCGCGCGCAACGTCGACCGCCACGGGGTCGGCGGCCGCGTGTCGCTCGCCCGCGGCGACCTGACCGCGGCGTTGCCGGCCGGCGACGCGTTCGACCTCATCGTCGCCAACTTGCCCTACATCCCGACGGCCGAACTGGCGCAGCTGCCCGCCGACGTGCGGCGCGAACCGCGGCTCGCGCTCGACGGCGGTGCCGACGGGCTGGCCGTCATCGCGCGGCTCGTCGCCGCCGCGCCCGCCCACCTCGCGGCCGGCGGCGCGATCGCGCTCGAACACGCGGCCGATCAGGCCGGCGCGGTCGCCGCACACCTCGCCGGCGCCGGCTTCCGCGACGTCGCCACGCACCGCGACCTCGCCCGCCACCCGCGCGTCACGTCGGGCGCGCGGGGGTGA